One region of Neisseria mucosa genomic DNA includes:
- a CDS encoding IS200/IS605 family transposase — protein sequence MEKETDLRRGRHVVFNLHVHLVFVAKYRRKVFTKEILDDMRQIFESVCTDFEAQLVEFDGENDHVHLLVNYPPKVSISKLVNSLKGVSSRMIRQKNYPSIREKLWGGALWSPSYFAGSCGGAPISIIRQYIEQQNTPD from the coding sequence ATGGAAAAAGAAACCGATTTAAGACGTGGTAGACACGTTGTTTTTAACTTACATGTTCATTTAGTCTTTGTCGCAAAATATCGCCGAAAAGTGTTCACAAAAGAAATTTTAGACGATATGCGACAAATTTTTGAAAGCGTTTGCACCGATTTTGAGGCACAACTAGTGGAATTTGACGGTGAAAATGACCATGTTCATTTGCTTGTAAACTATCCACCCAAAGTGTCTATTTCAAAACTCGTGAACAGCTTGAAAGGTGTATCTAGTCGTATGATTAGGCAAAAAAATTATCCCAGTATTCGTGAGAAACTTTGGGGTGGTGCGTTGTGGTCGCCGTCTTATTTTGCAGGTAGTTGTGGCGGTGCACCTATTTCCATTATTCGGCAATATATTGAGCAGCAAAATACGCCTGACTGA
- a CDS encoding TonB-dependent receptor produces MLCAVLAVFSGQVFADDVQQVDLPEVKVSGKAPSNNWRLQPGAKDYLKNGEVLTTNDLKTKRAVSLGQTVEQVSGVQNNAYGPNTGVPQIRSLSGSRVYVSENGLGISDASSLSPDLPLMVNPFMAEKITILKSSASVLYGGNAIGGAVDVDTGVIASQLPEKDVGGKVEVSGGYNTPRVAAFKLNGKVGNVAWHLSGADTHSDDYRIPGDSKPAACYDPSNIYSSRLMWACQVTPDISETLNKGHFRYVAKDIPAFIAQWKRYNDGSEPDESELYKVNKPSWGDWVENPLYDGSKDRRIKVVNAMKDDMPVEKGRLKNSHLSNQNFAFGLSHIGERSYVGLSVSRFLSKSGIAGFGYYNFASSGHNHHGGSSNKTGREYASVRAQQTRWQAEAMYRPLAQWIENIKFQAAYTQTPTSEYLGDTKMQTLDSKTFQSRLEFNHKVDSWLKGTLGADWKQRSTESSGINGKRTGNYAYLPDTDSKEYGIFALENFKWKNWDASLGWRHGQVRHSVDIGDYKPGRNSSTVKGLEERGRLKYSLNHYHAGIGVDLFDFWKLGARYSRSQRAPEVNELYAGGDHYALMAAESHWAVDVLRPETARTWEFNSEFGWKDGRLRASWYRTQFKDYAFLVDAAHDGGQRLPTKYWRAGNTQLHGLELELNQWFDLNKYGTLEARLFGDFVHNRADLDDERNTSLEHGSRVRNNGYYMPNMPVSRYGAGLTWNKGGWQVGSSLTRYRPAKHTGHMAANYKEPVLGGYTMWDAYLSHTLKHGKVTSEWFVDARNLANRTARPQNSMLKYIAPLPGRSVRVGVRMNF; encoded by the coding sequence ATGTTGTGTGCTGTTTTGGCTGTTTTTTCAGGACAAGTGTTTGCGGATGATGTTCAACAGGTGGATTTGCCTGAAGTTAAAGTCAGTGGAAAAGCACCTTCTAACAACTGGCGTTTGCAGCCTGGGGCAAAAGACTACCTGAAAAACGGTGAAGTCTTGACCACGAATGATCTGAAGACGAAGCGCGCCGTATCGCTCGGACAGACTGTGGAACAAGTCTCCGGCGTTCAAAACAACGCTTACGGTCCGAATACGGGCGTGCCGCAAATCCGCAGTTTGAGCGGTTCGCGCGTGTATGTCAGTGAAAATGGATTGGGTATTTCGGACGCTTCTTCTTTAAGCCCTGATTTGCCGTTGATGGTCAATCCGTTTATGGCGGAAAAAATTACCATTTTGAAATCATCGGCTTCTGTACTGTATGGCGGTAATGCGATTGGCGGTGCGGTCGATGTCGATACAGGCGTGATTGCGAGCCAACTGCCTGAAAAAGACGTGGGCGGCAAAGTGGAAGTGAGCGGCGGTTACAATACGCCGCGCGTCGCCGCGTTCAAATTAAACGGTAAGGTAGGCAATGTGGCTTGGCATTTGTCGGGCGCGGACACCCATTCGGATGATTACCGCATCCCCGGCGATTCCAAGCCGGCAGCCTGTTACGATCCTTCTAATATTTACAGCTCGCGTCTGATGTGGGCATGTCAGGTTACCCCGGACATTAGCGAGACTTTAAATAAAGGCCATTTCCGTTATGTCGCGAAAGATATTCCGGCTTTTATCGCCCAGTGGAAACGCTATAACGATGGGTCGGAGCCTGACGAGTCTGAGCTGTACAAAGTGAATAAGCCATCTTGGGGCGATTGGGTAGAGAATCCGCTTTACGACGGCAGCAAAGATCGCAGGATTAAGGTCGTCAATGCCATGAAGGATGATATGCCTGTTGAAAAAGGTCGTCTAAAAAACAGCCACTTGAGCAATCAGAACTTTGCTTTCGGTTTGAGCCATATCGGCGAGCGCAGCTATGTCGGTTTGTCTGTCAGCCGCTTCTTAAGCAAATCAGGCATTGCCGGATTCGGCTATTACAATTTTGCTTCATCCGGACACAATCATCATGGCGGCTCTTCTAACAAAACCGGACGCGAGTATGCCTCCGTGCGCGCCCAGCAAACCCGTTGGCAGGCTGAGGCCATGTACCGTCCGTTGGCTCAGTGGATAGAGAACATCAAGTTCCAAGCTGCTTATACGCAAACGCCTACCTCAGAATATTTAGGCGATACCAAAATGCAAACGCTGGACAGCAAAACCTTCCAGAGCCGTTTGGAGTTTAACCACAAAGTTGACTCTTGGCTGAAAGGTACGCTGGGCGCGGATTGGAAACAGCGCAGCACGGAATCTTCCGGTATCAACGGCAAACGTACCGGAAACTACGCCTATCTGCCTGATACCGACAGCAAAGAATACGGTATTTTCGCGTTGGAAAACTTCAAGTGGAAAAACTGGGATGCTTCGTTGGGCTGGCGGCACGGACAGGTTCGCCACTCGGTCGATATCGGCGATTACAAACCTGGACGCAACAGCTCGACAGTCAAAGGTTTGGAAGAGCGGGGTCGTCTGAAATACAGCTTGAACCATTATCATGCCGGTATAGGCGTGGATTTATTTGACTTCTGGAAGCTGGGCGCACGATACAGCCGTTCGCAACGCGCTCCTGAAGTCAATGAGTTGTACGCAGGCGGCGATCACTATGCCCTGATGGCTGCCGAATCACACTGGGCGGTCGATGTCCTCCGTCCTGAAACCGCCAGAACTTGGGAATTTAACAGCGAATTCGGTTGGAAAGACGGACGGCTTCGCGCAAGCTGGTACAGAACCCAATTCAAAGATTATGCTTTCTTGGTCGATGCGGCACACGATGGCGGTCAACGCCTTCCAACCAAATATTGGCGCGCCGGCAATACCCAACTTCACGGTTTAGAGTTGGAATTGAATCAGTGGTTTGACCTGAACAAATACGGCACATTGGAAGCACGACTTTTCGGCGATTTCGTACACAACCGCGCCGATTTGGACGACGAGCGCAACACTTCCTTAGAACACGGCAGCCGCGTCCGCAACAACGGCTATTACATGCCCAATATGCCTGTTTCCCGCTACGGAGCAGGTTTGACATGGAACAAAGGCGGCTGGCAAGTGGGCAGCAGCCTGACGCGCTACCGTCCTGCCAAACATACCGGCCATATGGCTGCCAACTACAAAGAGCCTGTGTTGGGCGGCTATACCATGTGGGATGCGTATTTGAGTCATACGCTCAAACACGGCAAGGTAACATCCGAATGGTTTGTCGATGCGCGCAACCTTGCCAACCGCACCGCACGTCCGCAAAACTCCATGTTGAAATATATCGCACCGCTGCCGGGCCGCTCCGTCCGCGTAGGCGTCAGAATGAATTTCTAA